The following coding sequences are from one Capsicum annuum cultivar UCD-10X-F1 chromosome 3, UCD10Xv1.1, whole genome shotgun sequence window:
- the LOC107862197 gene encoding L-Ala-D/L-amino acid epimerase isoform X2, translated as MGRIGLSQNIQSHYFLHSTTSLNTQLSKVPNFTPNFKNPMKITASMAVAPTCFGFKNLMETVTIDVHKAEGRPLNVPLIAPFTIASSRLDKVENVAIRVELSNGCVGWGEAPILPFVTAEDQETALAKAAEACEFLKQSRQMTLNLVLAKIGDVLPGHDFASVRAGVEMALIDAAANSIGIPLWRIFDAVSNSISTDITIPIVSPTEASELASKYRKQGFKTLKLKVGKNLNGDIEVLQSIRAAHPDCLFILDANEGYTAKEAIEVLEKLHEMDVTPVLFEQPVHRDNWEGLGHVSQIAKEKYGVSVAADESCRSLADAKKIVQESLADVINIKLAKVGVLGALEIIDLVRSSGLNLMIGGMVETRLAMGFAGHLAAGLGCFKFIDLDTPLLLAEDPVFGGYEVSGPDYHFSNARGHGGFLHWDNIA; from the exons ATGGGTCGAATTGGTCTTTCCCAAAACATCCAATCCCACTATTTCCTTCATTCCACTACATCATTAAACACCCAATTGTCTAAAGTTCCTAACTTTACACCCAATTTCAAGAATCCCATGAAGATAACAGCTAGCATGGCGGTGGCACCCACGTGCTTTGGGTTCAAGAATTTGATGGAAACAGTGACAATTGATGTTCATAAAGCGGAAGGGAGGCCATTGAATGTGCCACTGATTGCTCCTTTTACTATTGCATCATCAAGATTGGATAAAGTGGAAAATGTTGCTATAAGGGTTGAGCTGAGTAATGGGTGTGTTGGATGGGGTGAGGCCCCAATTCTTCCATTTGTTACTGCAGAGGATCAAGAAACTGCCTTAGCAAAAGCGGCTGAAGCATGTGAGTTCTTGAAGCAGAGCCGTCAAATGACTTTAAATCTTGTGTTAGCGAAAATTGGTGATGTGCTTCCTGGACATGATTTTGCTTCT GTCAGGGCAGGAGTTGAGATGGCACTGATTGATGCAGCAGCGAACAGCATTGGAATACCTCTTTGGAGAATATTTGATGCAGTATCTAATTCAATATCTACTGACATTACA ATACCGATAGTTTCACCCACGGAAGCTTCTGAACTGGCTTCAAAGTATCGTAAACAAGGTTTCAAGACTTTAAAGCTTAAAGTGGGCAAGAATTTGAACGGAGACATTGAAGTGCTTCAATCCATCCGTGCAGCACATCCTGATTGCTTGTTTATCCTTGATGCTAATGAAGGTTACACGGCAAAAGAAGCAATTGAAGTCCTAGAAAAGTTGCAtg AAATGGATGTGACTCCGGTGCTATTTGAACAACCTGTGCATAGAGACAATTGGGAAGGTCTTGGTCATGTCAGTCAGATAGCaaaggaaaaatatggggtatccGTTGCTGCTGATGAAAGCTGTCGAAGTTTGGCTGATGCTAAAAAGATAGTGCAAGAAAGTCTTGCTGATGTCATTAACATTAAGCTTGCCAAAGTTGGGGTGCTTGGGGCGCTGGAAATTATTGACTTGGTGAGGTCTTCTGGCTTAAATCTTATGATTGGCGGTATGGTTGAAACCAGGCTTGCTATGGGCTTTGCTGGTCATCTAGCCGCTGGCCTTGGATGTTTCAA ATTCATTGACCTAGACACACCCCTTTTGTTGGCAGAAGATCCAGTTTTCGGGGGTTATGAAG TTTCTGGACCTGATTACCACTTCTCAAATGCTAGAGGACATGGTGGTTTTCTTCATTGGGACAATATTGCATG A
- the LOC107862196 gene encoding kinesin-like protein NACK1 isoform X2, which yields MTVRTPGTPVSKIERTPATTPNGHRAKEEKIVVTVRLRPLNKRELSAKDHAAWDCVDDHTIIYRPLPHERAAQPASFTFDKVFGPDSITEAVYEEGVKNVALSSLMGINATIFAYGQTSSGKTYTMKGITEKAVNDIYSHIMSTPEREFRIRISGLEIYNENVRDLLNSESGRNLKLLDDPEKGTVVEKLVEETASNDQHLRHLISICEAQRQVGETALNDTSSRSHQIIRLTIESTHRESSDCVRSYVASLNFVDLAGSERASQTNADGARLREGCHINLSLMTLTTVIRKLSVGKRSGHIPYRDSKLTRILQHSLGGNARTAIICTLSPASSHVEQSRNTLFFATRAKEVTNNAQVNMKEVARLEAELRTPEPANEKDLKIQQMEMEIEELKRQRDLAQSQANELRRKLQEEQGLRPSESVSPIAKKCLSFSGTLSPNFEEKAPVRGERTRNTMGRQSVRQSLAAPFTLMHEIRKLEHLQEQLGDEANRALEVLQKEVACHRLGNQDAAETIAKLQAEIREMRSVPPVCKEVEVGNVVAVNKSVSANLKEEIARLHSQGSNIADLEEQLENVQKSLDKLVMSLPSNNDQQSNNDTPQKAKHPSKKKKLLPLSSSNSINRQNFLKSPCSPLSTARQVLDCEIENRAPDSDDLSCEIQMMQDNETPTKSDGGDVSSKEGTPYRRSSSVNMRKMQKMFQDAAEENVRNIRSYVTELKERVAKLQYQKQLLVCQVLELEANEAAGYNLEDDENIHQIPEESPVSWQITFKEQRQQIIDLWDVCYVSIIHRSQFYLLFKGDPADEIYLEVELRRLTWLQQHLAELGNATPARAGNEPTVSLSSSIKALKREREFLAKRLTTRLTAEERDYLYIKWEVPLEGKQRRMQFINKLWTNPRNEKHVKESAEIVAKLVGFCEGGNMSREMFELNFVLPSDRRPWFAGWNQISDLLHI from the exons ATGACGGTGAGAACTCCTGGTACTCCAGTGTCAAAGATAGAAAGGACTCCAGCAACCACGCCTAATGGACATCGAGCTAAAGAGGAGAAAATTGTTGTAACAGTTAGATTAAGGCCTTTGAACAAAAGGGAGCTTTCAGCCAAAGACCATGCTGCATGGGACTGCGTTGATGATCACACAATTATTTATAGACCACTGCCCCATGAACGTGCTGCTCAACCAGCTTCATTTACATTTG ATAAAGTCTTCGGTCCAGATAGTATAACTGAAGCCGTGTATGAGGAAGGAGTAAAGAATGTGGCTTTATCCTCTTTGATGGGAATAAATG CAACCATATTTGCATATGGACAAACCAGCAGTGGGAAGACTTACACAATGAAAGGAATTACTGAGAAAGCTGTCAACGATATCTATTCACATATAATGAGT ACCCCAGAAAGAGAATTTAGAATAAGAATATCTGGACTGGAGATCTACAATGAAAATGTCAGGGACCTATTGAATTCTGAATCTGGTCGAAATCTCAAGCTTCTTGATGATCCAGAG AAAGGAACTGTCGTCGAGAAATTGGTGGAAGAAACAGCAAGCAATGACCAACATTTGAGGCATTTAATTAGTATATGTGAGG CTCAGAGGCAAGTCGGCGAAACCGCCTTAAACGATACGAGCTCACGATCTCACCAGATAATAAGACTG ACAATAGAAAGCACCCATCGTGAAAGTTCTGATTGTGTGAGGTCTTATGTAGCAAGCTTG AACTTCGTTGATTTGGCTGGGAGTGAAAGAGCCTCACAGACAAATGCAGATGGTGCTAGGCTTAGGGAAGGTTGCCATATCAATCTCAGTTTGATGACTCTTACAACCGTGATTAGAAAGCTCAG TGTGGGCAAAAGAAGTGGTCATATACCCTACCGGGACTCAAAGCTGACAAGAATATTGCAACATTCACTTGGTGGAAATGCCCGTACTGCGATAATATGCACTCTCAGCCCTGCATCTAGTCACGTTGAACAATCTCGTAACACTCTCTTCTTCGCCACTCGAGCGAAGGAAGTCACAAACAATGCCCAAGTGAACATG AAGGAAGTAGCCAGATTGGAAGCAGAGCTGCGTACCCCAGAGCCTGCTAATGAGAAGGATTTGAAAATTCAACAG ATGGAAATGGAAATCGAGGAGCTGAAGCGTCAAAGGGATCTCGCACAGTCACAAGCCAACGAGTTACGCAGAAAGCTTCAGGAGGAACAG GGACTGAGGCCATCTGAATCTGTTAGTCCAATTGCGAAGAAATGTCTCTCATTCTCTGGCACATTATCtccaaactttgaagaaaaagCACCTGTCCGTGGTGAAAGAACAAGAAACACAATGGGAAGGCAGTCAGTGAGGCAATCTTTGGCTGCCCCTTTTACACTCATGCATGAAATTCGTAAACTCGAACATCTCCAGGAGCAGCTTGGAGATGAAGCAAATCGAGCATTGGAAGTACTACAAAAGGAAGTTGCATGTCATAGGCTAGGTAACCAGGATGCAGCAGAAACTATTGCTAAGTTGCAAGCAGAGATCAGAGAAATGCGTTCTGTACCGCCTGTCTGCAAAGAAGTTGAAGTTGGAAATGTAGTTGCTGTCAATAAGAGTGTCAGTGCCAACCTGAAGGAAGAGATAGCCAGACTTCACTCACAGGGAAGCAATATTGCTGATCTTGAAGAACAGCTAGAGAATGTTCAGAAATCATTAGACAAACTGGTTATGTCTCTTCCAAGCAATAATGATCAACAGTCAAACAATGACACCCCACAAAAGGCAAAGCATCCatcaaaaaagaagaagttgCTCCCATTGTCCTCGAGCAACAGTATCAACAGgcaaaatttcttgaaatctCCCTGTTCTCCTCTGTCAACAGCGCGACAAGTACTGGATTGTGAGATTGAAAATAGAGCTCCGGATTCGGATGATTTGTCCTGTGAAATTCAGATGATGCAAGACAATGAGACTCCTACAAAAAGTGATGGAGGTGATGTTTCATCAAAGGAGGGCACTCCATATCGCCGTTCCAGTTCTGTGAACATGAGAAAGATGCAGAAGATGTTTCAAGATGCAGCAGAAGAGAACGTCAGGAACATAAGATCATATGTGACAGAACTTAAAGAACGGGTGGCCAAACTTCAATACCAGAAGCAGCTCCTTGTATGCCAG GTGCTTGAGCTGGAAGCAAATGAAGCAGCTGGATACAATTTAGAGGATGATGAAAACATTCATCAGATACCGGAAGAGTCCCCAGTTTCATGGCAAATCACGTTTAAGGAACAGAGGCAGCAAATTATTGACTTATGGGATGTTTGCTACGTCTCCATTATTCATAGGTCACAGTTCTATCTGTTATTTAAGGGAGACCCTGCCGATGAAATATATCTGGAAGTTGAACTCAGGCGCTTGACATGGTTACAACAGCACCTGGCAGAGCTTGGAAACGCAACCCCGGCTCGTGCTGGAAATGAACCAACAGTCTCTTTGTCATCAAG CATTAAAGCTTTGAAGAGGGAAAGAGAATTCCTTGCCAAGAGATTGACAACCCGTCTGACAGCTGAAGAAAGAGATTATCTGTACATAAAATGGGAAGTTCCTTTGGAGGGTAAACAGAGAAGAATGCAATTTATTAACAAGCTTTGGACAAATCCACGTAATGAAAAGCATGTAAAAGAGAGTGCTGAGATAGTGGCAAAGCTCGTAGGTTTCTGTGAAGGAGGTAACATGTCAAGAGAGATGTTTGAGCTTAACTTTGTCCTTCCATCAGATAGGAGGCCTTGGTTCGCTGGCTGGAATCAAATCTCCGACCTTCTCCATATATGA
- the LOC107862197 gene encoding L-Ala-D/L-amino acid epimerase isoform X1, translating into MGRIGLSQNIQSHYFLHSTTSLNTQLSKVPNFTPNFKNPMKITASMAVAPTCFGFKNLMETVTIDVHKAEGRPLNVPLIAPFTIASSRLDKVENVAIRVELSNGCVGWGEAPILPFVTAEDQETALAKAAEACEFLKQSRQMTLNLVLAKIGDVLPGHDFASVRAGVEMALIDAAANSIGIPLWRIFDAVSNSISTDITIPIVSPTEASELASKYRKQGFKTLKLKVGKNLNGDIEVLQSIRAAHPDCLFILDANEGYTAKEAIEVLEKLHEMDVTPVLFEQPVHRDNWEGLGHVSQIAKEKYGVSVAADESCRSLADAKKIVQESLADVINIKLAKVGVLGALEIIDLVRSSGLNLMIGGMVETRLAMGFAGHLAAGLGCFKFIDLDTPLLLAEDPVFGGYEVSGPDYHFSNARGHGGFLHWDNIACSSSCI; encoded by the exons ATGGGTCGAATTGGTCTTTCCCAAAACATCCAATCCCACTATTTCCTTCATTCCACTACATCATTAAACACCCAATTGTCTAAAGTTCCTAACTTTACACCCAATTTCAAGAATCCCATGAAGATAACAGCTAGCATGGCGGTGGCACCCACGTGCTTTGGGTTCAAGAATTTGATGGAAACAGTGACAATTGATGTTCATAAAGCGGAAGGGAGGCCATTGAATGTGCCACTGATTGCTCCTTTTACTATTGCATCATCAAGATTGGATAAAGTGGAAAATGTTGCTATAAGGGTTGAGCTGAGTAATGGGTGTGTTGGATGGGGTGAGGCCCCAATTCTTCCATTTGTTACTGCAGAGGATCAAGAAACTGCCTTAGCAAAAGCGGCTGAAGCATGTGAGTTCTTGAAGCAGAGCCGTCAAATGACTTTAAATCTTGTGTTAGCGAAAATTGGTGATGTGCTTCCTGGACATGATTTTGCTTCT GTCAGGGCAGGAGTTGAGATGGCACTGATTGATGCAGCAGCGAACAGCATTGGAATACCTCTTTGGAGAATATTTGATGCAGTATCTAATTCAATATCTACTGACATTACA ATACCGATAGTTTCACCCACGGAAGCTTCTGAACTGGCTTCAAAGTATCGTAAACAAGGTTTCAAGACTTTAAAGCTTAAAGTGGGCAAGAATTTGAACGGAGACATTGAAGTGCTTCAATCCATCCGTGCAGCACATCCTGATTGCTTGTTTATCCTTGATGCTAATGAAGGTTACACGGCAAAAGAAGCAATTGAAGTCCTAGAAAAGTTGCAtg AAATGGATGTGACTCCGGTGCTATTTGAACAACCTGTGCATAGAGACAATTGGGAAGGTCTTGGTCATGTCAGTCAGATAGCaaaggaaaaatatggggtatccGTTGCTGCTGATGAAAGCTGTCGAAGTTTGGCTGATGCTAAAAAGATAGTGCAAGAAAGTCTTGCTGATGTCATTAACATTAAGCTTGCCAAAGTTGGGGTGCTTGGGGCGCTGGAAATTATTGACTTGGTGAGGTCTTCTGGCTTAAATCTTATGATTGGCGGTATGGTTGAAACCAGGCTTGCTATGGGCTTTGCTGGTCATCTAGCCGCTGGCCTTGGATGTTTCAA ATTCATTGACCTAGACACACCCCTTTTGTTGGCAGAAGATCCAGTTTTCGGGGGTTATGAAG TTTCTGGACCTGATTACCACTTCTCAAATGCTAGAGGACATGGTGGTTTTCTTCATTGGGACAATATTGCATG CAGCAGTTCATGCATATGA
- the LOC107862196 gene encoding kinesin-like protein NACK1 isoform X1, with the protein MTVRTPGTPVSKIERTPATTPNGHRAKEEKIVVTVRLRPLNKRELSAKDHAAWDCVDDHTIIYRPLPHERAAQPASFTFDKVFGPDSITEAVYEEGVKNVALSSLMGINATIFAYGQTSSGKTYTMKGITEKAVNDIYSHIMSTPEREFRIRISGLEIYNENVRDLLNSESGRNLKLLDDPEKGTVVEKLVEETASNDQHLRHLISICEAQRQVGETALNDTSSRSHQIIRLTIESTHRESSDCVRSYVASLNFVDLAGSERASQTNADGARLREGCHINLSLMTLTTVIRKLSVGKRSGHIPYRDSKLTRILQHSLGGNARTAIICTLSPASSHVEQSRNTLFFATRAKEVTNNAQVNMVVSDKQLVKHLQKEVARLEAELRTPEPANEKDLKIQQMEMEIEELKRQRDLAQSQANELRRKLQEEQGLRPSESVSPIAKKCLSFSGTLSPNFEEKAPVRGERTRNTMGRQSVRQSLAAPFTLMHEIRKLEHLQEQLGDEANRALEVLQKEVACHRLGNQDAAETIAKLQAEIREMRSVPPVCKEVEVGNVVAVNKSVSANLKEEIARLHSQGSNIADLEEQLENVQKSLDKLVMSLPSNNDQQSNNDTPQKAKHPSKKKKLLPLSSSNSINRQNFLKSPCSPLSTARQVLDCEIENRAPDSDDLSCEIQMMQDNETPTKSDGGDVSSKEGTPYRRSSSVNMRKMQKMFQDAAEENVRNIRSYVTELKERVAKLQYQKQLLVCQVLELEANEAAGYNLEDDENIHQIPEESPVSWQITFKEQRQQIIDLWDVCYVSIIHRSQFYLLFKGDPADEIYLEVELRRLTWLQQHLAELGNATPARAGNEPTVSLSSSIKALKREREFLAKRLTTRLTAEERDYLYIKWEVPLEGKQRRMQFINKLWTNPRNEKHVKESAEIVAKLVGFCEGGNMSREMFELNFVLPSDRRPWFAGWNQISDLLHI; encoded by the exons ATGACGGTGAGAACTCCTGGTACTCCAGTGTCAAAGATAGAAAGGACTCCAGCAACCACGCCTAATGGACATCGAGCTAAAGAGGAGAAAATTGTTGTAACAGTTAGATTAAGGCCTTTGAACAAAAGGGAGCTTTCAGCCAAAGACCATGCTGCATGGGACTGCGTTGATGATCACACAATTATTTATAGACCACTGCCCCATGAACGTGCTGCTCAACCAGCTTCATTTACATTTG ATAAAGTCTTCGGTCCAGATAGTATAACTGAAGCCGTGTATGAGGAAGGAGTAAAGAATGTGGCTTTATCCTCTTTGATGGGAATAAATG CAACCATATTTGCATATGGACAAACCAGCAGTGGGAAGACTTACACAATGAAAGGAATTACTGAGAAAGCTGTCAACGATATCTATTCACATATAATGAGT ACCCCAGAAAGAGAATTTAGAATAAGAATATCTGGACTGGAGATCTACAATGAAAATGTCAGGGACCTATTGAATTCTGAATCTGGTCGAAATCTCAAGCTTCTTGATGATCCAGAG AAAGGAACTGTCGTCGAGAAATTGGTGGAAGAAACAGCAAGCAATGACCAACATTTGAGGCATTTAATTAGTATATGTGAGG CTCAGAGGCAAGTCGGCGAAACCGCCTTAAACGATACGAGCTCACGATCTCACCAGATAATAAGACTG ACAATAGAAAGCACCCATCGTGAAAGTTCTGATTGTGTGAGGTCTTATGTAGCAAGCTTG AACTTCGTTGATTTGGCTGGGAGTGAAAGAGCCTCACAGACAAATGCAGATGGTGCTAGGCTTAGGGAAGGTTGCCATATCAATCTCAGTTTGATGACTCTTACAACCGTGATTAGAAAGCTCAG TGTGGGCAAAAGAAGTGGTCATATACCCTACCGGGACTCAAAGCTGACAAGAATATTGCAACATTCACTTGGTGGAAATGCCCGTACTGCGATAATATGCACTCTCAGCCCTGCATCTAGTCACGTTGAACAATCTCGTAACACTCTCTTCTTCGCCACTCGAGCGAAGGAAGTCACAAACAATGCCCAAGTGAACATG GTTGTTTCTGACAAACAGCTTGTCAAGCATTTGCAGAAGGAAGTAGCCAGATTGGAAGCAGAGCTGCGTACCCCAGAGCCTGCTAATGAGAAGGATTTGAAAATTCAACAG ATGGAAATGGAAATCGAGGAGCTGAAGCGTCAAAGGGATCTCGCACAGTCACAAGCCAACGAGTTACGCAGAAAGCTTCAGGAGGAACAG GGACTGAGGCCATCTGAATCTGTTAGTCCAATTGCGAAGAAATGTCTCTCATTCTCTGGCACATTATCtccaaactttgaagaaaaagCACCTGTCCGTGGTGAAAGAACAAGAAACACAATGGGAAGGCAGTCAGTGAGGCAATCTTTGGCTGCCCCTTTTACACTCATGCATGAAATTCGTAAACTCGAACATCTCCAGGAGCAGCTTGGAGATGAAGCAAATCGAGCATTGGAAGTACTACAAAAGGAAGTTGCATGTCATAGGCTAGGTAACCAGGATGCAGCAGAAACTATTGCTAAGTTGCAAGCAGAGATCAGAGAAATGCGTTCTGTACCGCCTGTCTGCAAAGAAGTTGAAGTTGGAAATGTAGTTGCTGTCAATAAGAGTGTCAGTGCCAACCTGAAGGAAGAGATAGCCAGACTTCACTCACAGGGAAGCAATATTGCTGATCTTGAAGAACAGCTAGAGAATGTTCAGAAATCATTAGACAAACTGGTTATGTCTCTTCCAAGCAATAATGATCAACAGTCAAACAATGACACCCCACAAAAGGCAAAGCATCCatcaaaaaagaagaagttgCTCCCATTGTCCTCGAGCAACAGTATCAACAGgcaaaatttcttgaaatctCCCTGTTCTCCTCTGTCAACAGCGCGACAAGTACTGGATTGTGAGATTGAAAATAGAGCTCCGGATTCGGATGATTTGTCCTGTGAAATTCAGATGATGCAAGACAATGAGACTCCTACAAAAAGTGATGGAGGTGATGTTTCATCAAAGGAGGGCACTCCATATCGCCGTTCCAGTTCTGTGAACATGAGAAAGATGCAGAAGATGTTTCAAGATGCAGCAGAAGAGAACGTCAGGAACATAAGATCATATGTGACAGAACTTAAAGAACGGGTGGCCAAACTTCAATACCAGAAGCAGCTCCTTGTATGCCAG GTGCTTGAGCTGGAAGCAAATGAAGCAGCTGGATACAATTTAGAGGATGATGAAAACATTCATCAGATACCGGAAGAGTCCCCAGTTTCATGGCAAATCACGTTTAAGGAACAGAGGCAGCAAATTATTGACTTATGGGATGTTTGCTACGTCTCCATTATTCATAGGTCACAGTTCTATCTGTTATTTAAGGGAGACCCTGCCGATGAAATATATCTGGAAGTTGAACTCAGGCGCTTGACATGGTTACAACAGCACCTGGCAGAGCTTGGAAACGCAACCCCGGCTCGTGCTGGAAATGAACCAACAGTCTCTTTGTCATCAAG CATTAAAGCTTTGAAGAGGGAAAGAGAATTCCTTGCCAAGAGATTGACAACCCGTCTGACAGCTGAAGAAAGAGATTATCTGTACATAAAATGGGAAGTTCCTTTGGAGGGTAAACAGAGAAGAATGCAATTTATTAACAAGCTTTGGACAAATCCACGTAATGAAAAGCATGTAAAAGAGAGTGCTGAGATAGTGGCAAAGCTCGTAGGTTTCTGTGAAGGAGGTAACATGTCAAGAGAGATGTTTGAGCTTAACTTTGTCCTTCCATCAGATAGGAGGCCTTGGTTCGCTGGCTGGAATCAAATCTCCGACCTTCTCCATATATGA